From a region of the Saccharomyces paradoxus chromosome IV, complete sequence genome:
- a CDS encoding Ena1 (P-type ATPase sodium pump~similar to YDR040C), with protein MSEGTVKENNNAEFNAYHTLTAEEAAEFIGTSLTEGLTQDESLRRLKAVGENTLGDDTKIDYKAMVLHQVCNAMIMVLLISMVISFAMHDWITGGVISFVVGVNVGIGLVQEYKATKTMNSLKNLSSPNAHVIRNGKSETINSKDVVPGDICLVKVGDTIPADLRLIETKNFDTDESLLTGESLPVSKDANLVFGKEEETSVGDRLNLAFSSSTVVKGRAKGIVIKTALNSEIGKIAKSLQGDSGLISRDPSKSWLQNTWISTKKVTGAFLGTNVGTPLHRKLSKLAVLLFWIAVLFAIIVMASQKFSVDKGIAIYAICVALSMIPSSLVVVLTITMSVGAAVMVSRNVIVRKLDSLEALGAVNDICSDKTGTLTQGKMLARQIWIPRFGTITISNSDDPFNPNEGDVSLIPRFSPYEYSHNEDGDVGILQNFKDRLYEKDLPEDIDMDLFQKWLETATLANIATVFKDDTTDGWKAHGDPTEIAIQVFATKMDLPRSALTGEKSTNQSNENDQSSLLQHNEKPGSAQFEHIAEFPFDSTVKRMSSVYYNNHNETYNIYGKGAFESIISCCSSWYGKDGVKITPLTDCDVETIRKNVYSLSNEGLRVLGFASKSFTKDQVNDDQLKNITSNRATAESDLVFLGLIGIYDPPRNETAGAVKKFHQAGINVHMLTGDFVGTAKAIAQEVGILPTNLYHYSQEIVDSMVMTGSQFDGLSEEEVDDLPVLPLVIARCSPQTKVRMIEALHRRKKFCAMTGDGVNDSPSLKMANVGIAMGINGSDVSKEASDIVLSDDNFASILNAVEEGRRMTDNIQKFVLQLLAENVAQALYLIIGLVFRDENGKSVFPLSPVEVLWIIVVTSCFPAMGLGLEKAAPDLMDRPPNDSEVGIFTWEVIIDTFAYGFLMAGSCMASFTGSLYGINNGGLGVNCDRSYNSSCRDVYRSRSAAFATMTWCALILAWEVVDMRRSFFRMHPDTDSPVKEFFRSIWGNQFLFWSIIFGFVSAFPVVYIPVINDKVFLHKPIGAEWGLAIAFTIAFWIGAELYKCGKRRYFKTQRAHNPENDLESNNKRDPFEAYSTSTTIHTEVNIGIKQ; from the coding sequence atGAGCGAAGGAACcgttaaagaaaacaataatgcaGAATTCAATGCTTATCACACATTGACTGCAGAAGAAGCCGCTGAATTCATAGGCACAAGTCTGACTGAAGGTCTCACTCAAGATGAGTCTCTCCGCAGACTGAAAGCAGTGGGAGAGAACACATTGGGTGATGACACCAAAATTGACTATAAGGCAATGGTTCTTCATCAGGTATGCAATGCAATGATTATGGTCCTTTTAATATCTATGGTAATCTCGTTTGCCATGCATGATTGGATTACTGGTGGCgttatttcttttgtagTCGGAGTTAACGTCGGTATTGGCCTAGTTCAAGAATATAAGGCTACAAAGACAATGaactctttgaaaaacttgagCTCTCCCAATGCTCATGTTATTAGGAACGGGAAAAGTGAGACTATAAACTCAAAAGATGTGGTTCCAGGTGATATTTGTCTGGTGAAGGTCGGTGATACTATTCCTGCTGATTTACGTTTAATTGAAACTAAGAATTTTGATACTGATGAATCACTACTGACCGGTGAATCTTTGCCTGTCTCCAAAGACGCCAACTTAGTgtttggaaaagaagaagaaacctCCGTGGGTGATCGTTTGAATTtagcattttcttcatccacCGTTGTCAAGGGAAGAGCCAAGGGTATTGTCATCAAGACAGCTTTGAATAGTGAAATTGGTAAAATTGCAAAATCTCTACAAGGTGATTCAGGTCTCATTTCCCGCGATCCTAGTAAGTCGTGGTTACAGAATACATGGATATCTACAAAGAAAGTTACTGGTGCATTTTTAGGTACAAATGTCGGTACGCCCCTGCACAGGAAACTGTCTAAGTTGGCGGTATTGCTTTTCTGGATTGCCGTACTTTTTGCTATCATTGTCATGGCCTCCCAGAAGTTCAGTGTAGACAAGGGTATAGCTATTTATGCCATCTGTGTGGCTCTATCTATGATTCCCTCTTCATTAGTCGTTGTCCTGACCATCACCATGTCTGTTGGGGCAGCTGTTATGGTTTCTAGAAACGTTATTGTAAGAAAATTAGATTCTCTGGAAGCTTTAGGTGCCGTTAACGACATCTGTTCTGACAAGACCGGTACTCTTACACAGGGTAAAATGTTAGCGAGGCAAATTTGGATCCCTCGCTTTGGTACCATAACTATCTCGAATTCTGATGACCCCTTTAATCCCAATGAGGGCGACGTGAGTTTGATTCCAAGGTTTTCACCTTACGAATATTCTCATAATGAGGATGGTGACGTTGGTATTCTCCAGAATTTCAAGGATCGCCTATACGAAAAAGATTTACCAGAAGATATTGACATGGATCTATTTCAAAAGTGGCTCGAAACCGCCACTTTGGCTAACATTGCTACTGTTTTTAAAGATGATACAACAGACGGTTGGAAGGCTCATGGTGACCCAACAGAAATTGCGATTCAAGTGTTTGCTACTAAGATGGACTTGCCCCGCAGTGCCCTTACCGGTGAGAAATCGACTAATCAAAGTAATGAGAATGATCAATCCTCTCTTTTACAACACAATGAGAAGCCTGGCAGTGCACAATTCGAACATATTGCTGAATTCCCATTCGACTCAACTGTGAAGAGAATGTCATCTGTCTACTACAACAATCACAACGAAACATATAATATTTATGGCAAGGGTGCTTTCGAAAGCATTATCAGTTGTTGCAGTTCTTGGTATGGTAAGGATGGTGTAAAAATCACACCATTGACCGATTGTGATGTCGAAACGATAAGGAAAAATGTTTACAGTCTATCAAATGAGGGTTTAAGAGTCTTGGGTTTTGCCTCCAAATCTTTCACTAAAGATCAAGTGAATGACgatcaattgaaaaacattACTTCAAACAGGGCCACCGCAGAAAGTGATTTAGTTTTCCTAGGGTTGATTGGTATTTACGATCCACCCAGAAATGAGACTGCCGGTGCAGTCAAGAAGTTTCACCAAGCTGGTATTAACGTTCATATGTTAACTGGGGACTTTGTGGGTACAGCAAAGGCTATCGCTCAGGAGGTTGGCATCTTACCCACTAATTTATACCATTACTCTCAAGAGATTGTTGACAGTATGGTCATGACCGGATCTCAGTTTGACGGACTAAGTGAAGAGGAAGTAGACGACTTGCCCGTCTTACCTCTAGTTATTGCACGTTGTTCTCCGCAGACTAAGGTGAGAATGATCGAAGCTTTACACCGTAGGAAAAAGTTCTGCGCAATGACGGGTGATGGTGTTAACGATTCTCCATCTTTAAAGATGGCCAATGTTGGTATCGCAATGGGTATCAATGGTTCAGATGTTTCCAAAGAAGCGTCCGATATTGTTCTAAGTGATGACAATTTTGCTTCTATTCTGAATGCCGTTGAAGAAGGTCGCAGAATGACGGATAACATCCAGAAATTTGTTCTGCAATTATTGGCAGAAAATGTTGCTCAGGCTTTGTATTTGATTATTGGTTTGGTATTCAGAGATGAAAACGGAAAATCAGTATTTCCCTTATCACCAGTGGAAGTATTGTGGATTATTGTCGTCACCTCTTGTTTTCCTGCTATGGGGCTAGGTCTAGAAAAGGCTGCTCCAGATTTGATGGATAGACCTCCTAATGATTCAGAGGTTGGTATTTTCACATGGGAGGTTATTATCGACACATTTGCATACGGGTTTTTGATGGCTGGTTCTTGTATGGCCTCTTTCACTGGGTCACTCTACGGAATAAATAATGGTGGATTGGGAGTTAATTGTGATAGGTCTTATAACAGCAGTTGTCGTGACGTTTATAGATCACGTTCTGCAGCTTTCGCAACTATGACGTGGTGCGCTTTGATTCTGGCTTGGGAAGTGGTTGACATGAGAAGATCTTTTTTCAGAATGCATCCAGACACTGACAGCCCAGtcaaggaatttttcagaagtATTTGGGGAAACCAGTTTTTGTTCTGGTCAATCATTTTTGGATTTGTGTCAGCCTTCCCCGTCGTCTATATTCCGGTTATTAATGATAAAGTGTTTTTGCATAAACCAATTGGTGCTGAATGGGGTCTCGCCATTGCATTCACAATTGCATTCTGGATAGGTGCTGAACTTTACAAGTGTGGAAAGAGGCGCTATTTCAAAACTCAGAGAGCGCACAACCCGGAGAATGATTTGGAGAGTAACAATAAGCGCGATCCATTCGAAGCGTACAGTACTTCTACTACAATCCATACAGAAGTTAATATTGGTATTAAACAATGA
- the RSM10 gene encoding mitochondrial 37S ribosomal protein uS10m (Mitochondrial ribosomal protein of the small subunit~similar to YDR041W) has protein sequence MLRNTSTLRSFIRTQSTRPYPVNVEAVYYSPLKLPIKYGDLVADIQLRSYDNENLDFYSDFILRTGYYLGIPLTGPKPLPTRRERWTVIKSPFVHAKSKENFERHTHKRLIRAWDTNPEVLQLLISYITKHSMAGVGMKCNFFQKSEISVNFDSEANDIEKSLSNVSDLYSLGNDDKVQSSAVGEKVLELLNSPDFKKHLEKK, from the coding sequence ATGCTTAGAAATACCAGCACATTAAGATCGTTTATCAGAACACAGTCGACGCGCCCATATCCTGTAAATGTTGAGGCAGTTTACTATTCTCCTCTAAAACTGCCTATCAAATATGGCGATTTAGTTGCGGACATTCAGTTAAGATCGTATGACAATGAAAACCTCGATTTTTATTCAGACTTCATACTTAGAACGGGTTACTACTTAGGTATCCCACTAACAGGTCCCAAACCTTTGCCCACGAGAAGAGAGCGGTGGACGGTAATAAAATCACCATTCGTGCACGCTAAatccaaagaaaatttcgAAAGACATACGCATAAGAGACTCATCAGGGCCTGGGATACGAACCCAGAAGTGCTGCAGTTGTTGATATCTTACATTACAAAACACTCTATGGCAggtgttggaatgaaatgtaacttctttcaaaagtcCGAAATATCGGTAAACTTTGATTCGGAGGCTAATGACATCGAAAAATCATTAAGCAACGTTAGTGATTTATATTCCCTCGGAAACGATGATAAAGTTCAAAGTAGTGCTGTCGGTGAAAAGGTGCTGGAACTATTGAATAGCCCTGATTTTAAAAAGcatttggaaaagaagtAA
- a CDS encoding uncharacterized protein (similar to YDR042C), whose product MEQILYNQSLKISTLSTFQGLIFLKVLIFSIFQQLLCNPVMQLFETKAPIMESYSTVLFKSSWNKERNFISATKNIFILFFTILRLAEYIVYKLSDQKYRSHTSLNVQHFRWNIKGNTNQKKESSFNKVCLPRTSILPIFVANGLKNRFSGPLPGKSLECFQKADLWKNNNIRRYNVPETKAVNALLWQKQCT is encoded by the coding sequence atggagcaaatattatataatcaaAGCCTTAAAATTTCTACCctttcaacttttcaaggtttaatttttctcaaGGTcctaattttttctattttccaACAGTTACTTTGTAATCCAGTTATGCAATTGTTTGAAACGAAAGCCCCAATAATGGAATCTTATTCAACTgttttgttcaaaagtAGTTGGAATAAAGAGCGAAATTTCATATCTGCCACcaagaatatatttataCTATTCTTTACCATTTTGAGATTAGCGGAATATATTGTATACAAACTCTCTGATCAGAAGTATCGGTCGCACACATCCTTGAATGTTCAACATTTCAGATGGAATATAAAGGGAAAtacaaatcaaaaaaaagagtctTCCTTCAACAAGGTTTGCTTACCAAGAACAAGTATACTACCGATTTTTGTAGCCAATGGACTAAAAAATAGATTCTCAGGTCCGCTACCTGGTAAATCCTTGGAATGTTTCCAGAAAGCAgatctttggaaaaataacaatatcagGCGGTATAACGTACCAGAAACTAAAGCAGTAAACGCACTTCTATGGCAAAAGCAATGCACATAA